From a single Streptomyces sp. NBC_01264 genomic region:
- a CDS encoding SDR family oxidoreductase has translation MENDTIMVTGATGMLGREVLERVRRTGRPIRALTRRTDLPDDAGVDWYTGDLTAGAGLDEALAGVRTVIHCASDLRHFKNDVPALRHLLEAGKRAGVEHVVNISIVGVDRIPYPYYRVKLECERLLAASDTGWTSIRATQFPALLDLALGALSKLPVVLVPSGTDCQPADPGEVADRLVELALGDPAGRVPDFAGPAVYRAADLARGWLRATGKRRAVLPVRIPGKVGAAWRAGHLTAPDHAFGRRTWEQYLAERVTG, from the coding sequence ATGGAGAACGACACGATCATGGTGACCGGGGCGACGGGCATGCTCGGCCGCGAGGTGCTGGAGCGGGTCCGCCGCACCGGACGCCCGATCCGCGCGCTCACGCGCCGGACGGACCTGCCGGACGACGCCGGGGTGGACTGGTACACCGGCGACCTGACCGCCGGCGCCGGACTGGACGAGGCGCTCGCGGGCGTCCGTACGGTCATCCACTGCGCGAGCGACCTCCGGCACTTCAAGAACGACGTCCCCGCCCTCCGGCACCTGCTGGAAGCCGGGAAGCGGGCCGGCGTCGAGCACGTCGTCAACATCTCGATCGTCGGCGTCGACCGGATCCCCTACCCCTACTACCGGGTGAAGCTGGAGTGCGAGCGTCTGCTGGCCGCCTCGGACACCGGCTGGACCAGCATCCGGGCCACCCAGTTCCCCGCACTGCTCGACCTCGCCCTCGGGGCCCTGTCCAAGCTCCCGGTGGTCCTCGTACCGTCCGGCACCGACTGCCAGCCGGCCGACCCGGGCGAGGTGGCGGACCGGCTGGTCGAGCTGGCCCTCGGCGACCCGGCCGGCCGGGTGCCCGATTTCGCCGGACCGGCCGTGTACCGGGCCGCCGATCTCGCCAGGGGCTGGCTGCGCGCGACGGGCAAGCGCCGCGCCGTCCTTCCCGTCCGGATCCCCGGAAAGGTCGGGGCCGCCTGGCGCGCCGGCCACCTGACCGCCCCCGACCACGCGTTCGGCAGGCGCACCTGGGAGCAGTACCTCGCCGAGCGGGTCACCGGCTGA